A region from the Prevotella melaninogenica genome encodes:
- a CDS encoding NADH-quinone oxidoreductase subunit 5 family protein — MFDYAFLILLLPFLSAIVLGLFGMKMPRKVAGIIGTCILGTLFVLSLYTAYHYFFYTGEYTAMGETFNVTDGRLANGTYPTVTVFNFTWLKFTELLTFNIGLRLSPISVMMLIVITTVSFMVHIYSFGYMAERDENYKFEEYEHGFQRFYAYLSLFTMSMLGLVVSTNIFQMYLFWELVGVCSYLLIGFYYPKHTAVHASKKAFIVTRFADLFFLIGILFFSFYVGTFNFDLNVNPGLTETLKGLASNPTLTWVLPTALFLMFIGGAGKSAMFPLHIWLPDAMEGPTPVSALIHAATMVVAGVFQVASLLPIYVQFGAQEQLHWIAWIAAFTAFYAAAVACAQRDIKRGLAFSTISQIAYMLVALGVCFYDSKHGSFNSAEYLHHGGLGYMAAMFHLFTHAMFKALLFLCSGAIIVIIGSNFKDYMGGLHKYMPITNICFLIGCLAIAGIPPFAGFFSKDEIISACNALPGVEGQALKWIMTLVAGMTAFYMFRLYYVIFWGESYYEQDPENRRRPQEVPFVMWGPLVFLAIISITAGWIPFGHFVSANGLSYDIHIDWSIATTSIIAAVIGIALATWMYMGKKQPVADALARTFPRLHKAALNRFYLDNVWQFFTHKIVFRCFSIPIAWFDRHVIDGTFNFMAWGTQEAGESIRSWQSGDVRQYAIWFITGAVALTLVLLCLI, encoded by the coding sequence ATGTTTGATTACGCATTTTTGATACTTCTTCTACCGTTCCTAAGTGCTATTGTGCTTGGCTTGTTCGGAATGAAGATGCCTCGCAAGGTCGCTGGTATCATCGGCACTTGTATTTTGGGAACACTATTTGTGCTTAGCCTTTATACAGCTTACCATTATTTCTTCTATACTGGTGAATATACAGCTATGGGCGAGACTTTCAACGTAACTGATGGTCGTTTAGCAAATGGTACATACCCAACTGTTACAGTCTTTAATTTTACATGGTTGAAGTTTACAGAACTTCTGACATTCAACATTGGTTTACGCCTTTCTCCAATCAGTGTAATGATGTTGATAGTCATTACTACTGTCAGCTTCATGGTTCACATCTATTCATTCGGCTATATGGCTGAGCGTGATGAGAACTACAAGTTTGAGGAGTATGAGCATGGTTTCCAGCGTTTCTACGCCTACCTGTCACTCTTCACGATGTCAATGCTTGGACTCGTCGTTTCAACAAATATCTTCCAGATGTATCTCTTCTGGGAGTTGGTAGGTGTATGTTCATATCTATTGATAGGATTCTATTATCCAAAGCATACTGCGGTACATGCCAGCAAGAAGGCATTTATTGTAACTCGTTTTGCAGACTTATTCTTCTTGATTGGTATTCTGTTCTTCAGCTTCTATGTAGGAACATTCAACTTTGATCTCAACGTCAATCCTGGTCTTACAGAAACATTAAAGGGTTTGGCAAGTAATCCTACATTAACTTGGGTACTTCCAACAGCACTTTTCTTGATGTTCATTGGTGGTGCTGGTAAGTCTGCTATGTTCCCATTGCATATCTGGTTGCCAGATGCTATGGAAGGACCAACACCTGTATCTGCTTTGATTCATGCAGCTACAATGGTTGTTGCTGGTGTATTCCAAGTTGCATCATTGCTGCCTATCTATGTACAGTTTGGCGCACAGGAACAACTTCATTGGATTGCTTGGATTGCAGCTTTCACTGCTTTCTATGCAGCTGCAGTAGCTTGTGCACAGCGCGATATTAAGCGTGGTTTGGCTTTCTCAACCATCTCACAGATTGCTTATATGCTTGTTGCACTCGGTGTTTGTTTCTACGACAGCAAGCATGGTTCATTTAATAGTGCTGAGTATCTCCACCACGGAGGTCTTGGTTATATGGCAGCAATGTTCCATCTCTTCACTCATGCAATGTTCAAGGCTTTGCTTTTCCTTTGCTCTGGTGCTATCATTGTTATCATTGGAAGCAACTTCAAGGATTATATGGGTGGTTTGCACAAATACATGCCAATAACAAATATCTGTTTCTTGATTGGTTGCTTGGCAATTGCAGGTATTCCTCCATTTGCAGGTTTCTTCTCAAAGGATGAGATTATCTCTGCATGTAATGCACTTCCTGGTGTAGAAGGACAAGCTTTGAAGTGGATTATGACACTCGTAGCTGGTATGACAGCATTCTATATGTTCCGTCTCTACTACGTAATCTTTTGGGGTGAGTCTTATTACGAGCAGGACCCAGAGAATCGTCGTCGTCCACAGGAAGTTCCTTTCGTAATGTGGGGTCCATTGGTATTCCTCGCAATTATTTCTATCACTGCAGGTTGGATTCCATTTGGTCACTTTGTTAGTGCCAATGGTCTCAGCTACGATATCCACATCGATTGGAGTATCGCTACAACCAGTATCATTGCAGCAGTCATTGGTATAGCTCTTGCAACCTGGATGTATATGGGCAAAAAGCAGCCTGTTGCTGATGCTTTGGCGCGTACATTCCCACGTTTGCACAAAGCTGCCCTTAACAGATTCTATCTTGATAATGTATGGCAGTTCTTCACACACAAGATCGTGTTCCGTTGCTTCTCTATTCCAATAGCATGGTTTGATCGTCATGTTATTGATGGTACTTTCAACTTTATGGCTTGGGGTACACAGGAGGCTGGTGAGTCCATCCGTTCATGGCAGAGTGGCGACGTTCGTCAGTATGCCATATGGTTTATCACTGGTGCAGTAGCATTAACATTAGTATTACTTTGCTTGATTTAA
- a CDS encoding complex I subunit 4 family protein yields MSWILTVFVIIPVLMLCGLWVAKNDNQVRGVMVAGSTALLIGAIWLTVYFVQQRNAGNHDAMLLANSVMWFKPLNIAFSVGVDGISVVMILLSAIIVFTGTFASWQLEPMKKEYFLWFVLLSSGVFGFFISTDMFTMFMFYEVALIPMYLLIGVWGTGPKEYSAMKLTLMLMGGSALLVLGILGIYYFSGATTMDVIELARLHAMPKDVQNIFFPLVFIGFGVLGALFPFHTWSPDGHASAPTAVSMLHAGVLMKLGGYGCLRIAMFLMPDALEMWAPVFLVLTTISVVYGALSACVQTDLKYINAYSSVSHCGMVLFALLMTTQTAITGAILQMLSHGLMTALFFACIGMIYHRAGTRDVRYLGGLMKVIPFLAVSYVVAGLANLGLPGFSGFVAEMTIFVGSFENAGTFHRVATIIACTAIVITAVYILRVVGKILFQTIPNKKFYELHDATWDERFSIGALIFCVAGLGLFPLFFENMIMDAVHPIFDHIITYIPNLGNL; encoded by the coding sequence ATGAGTTGGATATTAACTGTATTTGTAATTATCCCCGTCCTGATGCTTTGTGGCCTTTGGGTTGCTAAGAATGATAATCAGGTACGTGGCGTGATGGTAGCCGGCTCTACGGCACTTTTGATAGGTGCTATCTGGCTGACCGTTTATTTCGTTCAGCAGCGCAACGCAGGTAATCATGATGCGATGCTGTTGGCAAATTCTGTCATGTGGTTTAAGCCTCTGAATATAGCCTTTTCTGTAGGTGTAGATGGTATCTCTGTTGTAATGATTTTGCTCTCCGCAATCATTGTCTTCACAGGTACATTTGCCAGCTGGCAGCTTGAACCAATGAAAAAGGAGTATTTCCTTTGGTTTGTACTCTTGTCTTCAGGTGTATTTGGCTTCTTTATCTCTACGGATATGTTCACTATGTTCATGTTCTACGAGGTAGCTCTTATTCCTATGTACCTCCTCATCGGTGTATGGGGTACTGGTCCAAAGGAGTATTCTGCAATGAAGCTTACTCTGATGTTGATGGGTGGTTCTGCACTTTTGGTACTTGGTATCCTCGGTATTTACTACTTCAGTGGTGCTACCACAATGGATGTAATCGAGTTGGCACGTTTGCACGCTATGCCAAAGGATGTACAGAACATTTTCTTCCCATTGGTGTTCATTGGTTTCGGTGTACTTGGTGCATTGTTCCCATTCCACACATGGTCTCCTGACGGTCATGCTTCAGCCCCTACAGCCGTATCAATGCTCCATGCTGGTGTATTGATGAAGCTTGGTGGTTATGGTTGCTTGCGTATCGCAATGTTCCTTATGCCTGACGCTTTAGAGATGTGGGCACCTGTATTCCTTGTGTTGACAACAATCTCTGTGGTATATGGTGCACTTTCAGCTTGTGTTCAGACCGACTTGAAGTATATCAATGCCTACTCTTCAGTTTCACACTGTGGCATGGTACTCTTCGCTTTGCTTATGACCACACAAACAGCTATCACAGGTGCTATTCTCCAGATGCTTTCACATGGTTTGATGACAGCCTTGTTCTTTGCATGTATCGGTATGATTTACCACCGTGCAGGAACACGTGATGTACGTTACCTTGGTGGTTTGATGAAGGTTATCCCATTCTTGGCAGTTTCTTACGTAGTAGCAGGTCTTGCTAACCTTGGTTTGCCAGGCTTTTCAGGTTTCGTTGCCGAGATGACAATCTTCGTAGGTTCATTTGAGAATGCAGGAACATTCCATCGTGTAGCAACAATCATTGCTTGTACAGCGATTGTTATCACGGCTGTTTATATCTTGCGAGTAGTAGGAAAGATCCTCTTCCAGACCATTCCAAATAAGAAGTTCTATGAACTGCATGATGCAACATGGGACGAGCGCTTCTCTATTGGTGCACTCATCTTCTGTGTAGCAGGTTTGGGTCTTTTCCCATTGTTCTTTGAGAATATGATTATGGATGCGGTTCATCCTATCTTTGATCACATTATCACATATATACCAAATTTGGGTAATCTTTAA
- a CDS encoding NADH-quinone oxidoreductase subunit N, producing MNYSDFFKMIPEASLIAILIVLFVADFATAKTEERKWFNPLASVLLLANTFVCLLPMEAQTAFGGMYETTPAVDVMKAILSMGTFIVVVQSRVWAAKSGKEAEFYMLIVSTLLGMFTMMSAGNFLMFFLGLEMASVPLACTVAFDMYRKNSAEGAAKFILTATFSSGVMLYGISFLYGQFGTLYFADIATKMEATPLVIMGLVFFFSGLGFKISLVPFHFWTADTYQGAPTTVTGYLSVISKGAAAFTLLSILFHVFGGMMDYWHVLLMIVVVLSITIANLFAVRQSELKRFMAFSSISQAGYIMLAAVGNDWSNSVAALSYYVLIYVVANMAVFTIISVVEQNNGGKTNIDDYNGFYQTNPRLSFLMTLAMFSLGGIPPFAGMFSKFFIFMSGVNGADINTTMGAWAYGVVFIALLNTVISLYYYLKIVKAMYIVRTDNPLPTFKSDCNTKFALAICMAGILLFGVCSFVYDWIAATV from the coding sequence ATGAATTATAGTGATTTCTTTAAGATGATTCCGGAAGCAAGTCTTATTGCTATCCTGATTGTTTTGTTCGTTGCTGACTTTGCAACGGCAAAGACTGAAGAACGCAAGTGGTTCAACCCGCTGGCTTCGGTGCTCCTTCTGGCAAATACTTTTGTTTGTTTGCTCCCTATGGAAGCACAGACAGCATTCGGTGGTATGTATGAAACAACACCTGCTGTCGACGTAATGAAGGCAATCCTCTCAATGGGTACCTTTATCGTTGTTGTTCAGAGTCGTGTTTGGGCTGCAAAGAGCGGTAAAGAAGCTGAGTTCTATATGCTCATCGTTTCAACACTACTCGGTATGTTCACGATGATGAGCGCAGGCAACTTCTTGATGTTCTTCCTCGGTCTTGAAATGGCATCTGTGCCTTTGGCATGTACTGTTGCCTTCGATATGTATCGCAAGAACTCTGCAGAGGGTGCAGCTAAGTTTATCTTGACTGCAACATTCTCAAGCGGTGTAATGCTCTATGGTATCAGCTTCCTTTATGGTCAGTTCGGTACACTTTACTTTGCTGATATTGCAACAAAGATGGAGGCAACTCCATTGGTAATCATGGGTCTCGTGTTCTTCTTCAGTGGTCTTGGTTTTAAGATTTCTCTTGTTCCATTCCACTTTTGGACAGCTGATACCTATCAGGGTGCACCAACAACCGTTACTGGATATTTGAGTGTAATCTCAAAAGGTGCAGCAGCATTCACATTATTGAGCATTCTCTTTCATGTCTTTGGTGGCATGATGGACTATTGGCATGTGTTGCTGATGATTGTTGTTGTACTCTCAATTACTATTGCTAACCTCTTTGCCGTACGTCAGAGTGAGTTGAAGCGCTTCATGGCGTTCAGTTCTATCTCTCAGGCAGGTTATATTATGTTGGCTGCAGTTGGTAATGATTGGTCAAACTCTGTTGCTGCTCTTAGCTACTACGTTTTGATTTATGTTGTTGCTAATATGGCAGTCTTCACAATCATCTCCGTTGTAGAACAGAATAATGGTGGTAAGACGAATATTGATGATTACAACGGTTTCTATCAGACTAACCCACGCCTGAGCTTCTTGATGACCTTAGCGATGTTCTCACTCGGTGGTATTCCTCCGTTTGCAGGTATGTTCTCTAAGTTCTTCATCTTTATGTCAGGTGTTAATGGTGCTGATATTAACACAACGATGGGCGCATGGGCATACGGTGTTGTATTCATCGCATTGCTCAATACCGTTATCTCACTCTACTACTATCTCAAGATTGTGAAGGCAATGTATATTGTTCGCACAGACAATCCATTGCCAACCTTCAAGAGTGACTGTAACACTAAGTTTGCTTTGGCTATCTGCATGGCAGGTATCCTTCTCTTTGGTGTATGCAGCTTTGTATATGACTGGATTGCAGCCACGGTTTAA
- a CDS encoding transposase, with amino-acid sequence MDNEAVTAKSLLHTYMINDGTFAKNYKEVINDFSSWEQREYASKQVLLPENMGEHLGIGETSFCHEVYTILHNKDRHGKKHTIITIVKETKPSNVITVLRQLPEENRLKVSDITIDLSNSMGAIAKAVVNPATLANEETKVEGLTRCKKQMLNRRDK; translated from the coding sequence ATGGACAATGAAGCAGTGACAGCGAAGTCACTATTGCATACATACATGATAAATGATGGCACGTTTGCCAAAAATTACAAGGAGGTGATCAACGACTTCAGTTCATGGGAGCAGCGTGAGTACGCCTCCAAACAAGTTTTATTGCCCGAGAACATGGGAGAGCATTTGGGCATAGGCGAGACGTCTTTCTGCCATGAGGTATACACGATACTCCACAACAAGGATAGGCATGGGAAAAAGCATACGATAATAACCATTGTAAAAGAGACAAAGCCATCCAACGTGATAACTGTGTTAAGGCAGTTGCCAGAGGAAAACCGACTAAAGGTCAGCGACATAACAATAGACTTGTCGAACAGTATGGGAGCCATAGCAAAGGCAGTGGTCAATCCAGCTACGCTTGCCAACGAAGAAACCAAGGTTGAAGGACTTACAAGATGTAAGAAACAGATGCTTAATCGCAGAGATAAGTGA
- a CDS encoding outer membrane beta-barrel protein, producing the protein MKKILLSLAVAFVSLAANAQVYVGGSVGIASSKTDGSDAVTTYQFLPEIGYNVNEDWAIGTTIGWGKGNPVQYEGESRNYFKLAPYARYTLVRSKYVNAFVDGGLGYTHYNHAHSGVNSASINEWEAGLRPGLAVNLSPKVSFITHIGFVGWKSAKYDVSGAKANNVWGASLNGNNITFGVYYNF; encoded by the coding sequence ATGAAAAAGATTTTATTGTCACTTGCAGTAGCATTCGTGTCACTTGCAGCAAATGCACAGGTTTATGTTGGTGGTAGCGTTGGTATCGCTTCTTCTAAGACTGATGGTTCTGATGCTGTTACAACTTATCAGTTCCTTCCAGAGATTGGTTACAATGTCAATGAGGATTGGGCAATTGGTACCACAATCGGTTGGGGTAAAGGTAATCCTGTTCAATATGAGGGAGAATCTCGTAACTATTTCAAACTTGCACCATACGCTCGTTACACTCTCGTACGCTCAAAGTATGTGAATGCTTTCGTTGATGGTGGTTTGGGTTATACTCATTATAACCACGCTCATTCTGGAGTAAATTCTGCGTCTATTAATGAATGGGAAGCAGGTTTAAGACCAGGTCTTGCTGTTAATCTTAGCCCAAAGGTAAGTTTTATAACTCACATTGGTTTCGTTGGATGGAAGTCTGCTAAATATGATGTAAGTGGTGCTAAGGCAAATAATGTTTGGGGTGCCTCTCTTAACGGTAATAATATCACTTTCGGTGTATATTACAACTTCTAA
- the kdsA gene encoding 3-deoxy-8-phosphooctulonate synthase, whose protein sequence is MMKKSTFIAGPCVIESSELLSTVAEELVRLNKKYDINIIFKASFDKANRTSIKSFRGPGLDKGLAMLQNIKEKYGLRLLTDIHESYQAEPVGEVVDVIQIPAFLCRQTDLLVAAAKTGKIVNIKKAQFLSGRDMRYPVQKCQESGAKEVWLTERGNSFGYNNLVVDFRNIPDMKEIVPNVIMDCTHSVQRPSAGDGKTVGDRKFVPSMALAAKAFGATGYFFEVHPTPDEGLSDAANMLELDNLDELIGKLV, encoded by the coding sequence ATGATGAAAAAATCTACTTTCATTGCAGGTCCCTGCGTTATTGAAAGCTCTGAACTACTTAGCACAGTTGCTGAAGAGTTAGTTAGGCTGAATAAAAAATATGATATCAACATCATTTTTAAAGCAAGCTTTGATAAGGCTAATCGCACAAGTATAAAATCCTTTCGTGGTCCTGGACTTGACAAAGGTCTTGCCATGTTACAAAATATCAAGGAAAAGTACGGATTAAGATTACTGACTGATATTCATGAAAGCTATCAAGCTGAGCCAGTTGGAGAAGTTGTTGATGTTATCCAGATTCCTGCTTTCCTTTGTCGTCAGACAGACCTATTGGTGGCTGCAGCAAAGACTGGTAAGATTGTAAACATTAAGAAAGCACAGTTTCTTAGTGGTAGAGATATGCGCTATCCTGTACAGAAATGTCAGGAAAGTGGGGCTAAGGAGGTATGGCTGACTGAGCGCGGAAACAGCTTTGGATATAACAACCTCGTTGTTGACTTCCGTAATATTCCTGACATGAAAGAGATTGTACCAAATGTCATAATGGATTGTACGCATAGTGTACAGCGTCCAAGTGCTGGAGATGGGAAGACTGTTGGCGATCGAAAGTTTGTTCCTTCAATGGCATTAGCTGCCAAAGCTTTTGGAGCAACAGGCTATTTTTTTGAAGTACACCCTACCCCAGACGAAGGCTTGTCTGATGCAGCGAACATGTTAGAACTTGACAACTTAGATGAATTAATTGGAAAACTCGTATGA
- a CDS encoding KpsF/GutQ family sugar-phosphate isomerase: MNEAEQRLTQVRAYATQCIKEEADATLNLINQLDENFDKAVSLMFHCTGKVIVTGVGKSGNIGAKIAATLSSTGTPAFFVNPLDVYHGDLGVMTRDDVVLALSNSGQTDELLRFIPMVLHMKIPIIGMSANPNSLLAKYSTVHIKVWVEKEACPLNLAPTSSTTAALVMGDSLAIALMRVRNFKPKDFAQFHPGGELGKRLLTTAQDVMRSDELPVIPKDMHLGDAIIHVSKGKLGLGVSLENGKVIGLITDGDIRRAMERWQAEFFDHTVNDIMTKEPKIVLQTTKITEIQQIMQQNKIHTVLVCDEQRHLLGVVDHYSCML, encoded by the coding sequence ATGAACGAAGCAGAACAAAGATTGACACAAGTCAGAGCATATGCTACACAATGCATTAAAGAGGAAGCTGATGCAACATTGAACCTAATCAACCAGTTGGATGAAAACTTTGATAAGGCCGTTAGCCTGATGTTTCATTGCACAGGTAAGGTTATTGTTACGGGTGTTGGCAAAAGTGGAAACATTGGAGCAAAGATAGCTGCAACGCTTTCTTCTACGGGCACACCAGCTTTCTTTGTTAATCCTCTGGATGTCTATCATGGTGATTTGGGTGTAATGACAAGGGATGACGTTGTGTTAGCATTGTCTAACTCAGGACAGACTGACGAATTACTCCGCTTTATCCCGATGGTACTTCACATGAAAATTCCAATTATCGGAATGAGTGCCAATCCTAATTCTTTGTTAGCAAAATATTCTACGGTTCATATAAAGGTTTGGGTTGAGAAAGAAGCATGCCCACTCAATCTTGCTCCTACAAGTTCAACGACAGCAGCACTTGTTATGGGTGATTCTTTGGCGATTGCCCTTATGCGTGTCCGTAACTTTAAGCCAAAAGACTTTGCACAGTTCCATCCAGGTGGAGAATTAGGTAAACGCTTGTTGACTACAGCACAAGACGTGATGCGCTCAGACGAGCTTCCTGTTATTCCGAAGGATATGCACTTAGGTGACGCTATCATACATGTAAGCAAGGGTAAACTTGGCTTGGGTGTATCACTTGAAAATGGGAAAGTAATCGGACTAATAACAGATGGAGATATCCGTAGAGCTATGGAGCGTTGGCAAGCAGAATTCTTTGACCATACTGTTAATGATATAATGACTAAAGAGCCAAAGATAGTCTTACAAACAACGAAGATAACGGAGATACAACAGATTATGCAGCAAAACAAGATACATACAGTGTTAGTATGTGATGAGCAAAGACACTTATTAGGTGTTGTTGACCATTATAGTTGTATGTTGTAA